Within Emys orbicularis isolate rEmyOrb1 chromosome 16, rEmyOrb1.hap1, whole genome shotgun sequence, the genomic segment GTGTGAGCCCTGGAAGCCTGAGTCTGTCGACCTGGTCTCGGGGACTTATTgccatgggctgtgtagacatatcttaagTGAATCAGTGccaaagccaggattagaacttggGGCCCTCCAGCTCTATCTCCTGACTTCTTCCTTCAGACCATGCTTCCTCCCAGCAATGATAATTTAAATGTGTTCTCCAAGGTAACATAAAGGCTATCACAGGGTTGGGCATTTGACCTGTCCAAAAATTAttggtcaaatattttaaagcactaattTATTAGAACAGTAACAAAAAAGAGTAAGACTTTGTTCTCCACTAGGCTTAGCCTTAGATATTTGTGCCTAATCAAGTAACCAAGTTACTTAGCGTGTTGTTTTAACTCAAAAATATGAAGCACAATGAAATGAAGTTCTAAAAAAGGAAACAACGACACCATGATGCAATCAGAAATGGAGTCCGCCACCTACATCAGAGTGCTGCTGTTGGAATATTTGACTGGTCAGTTGACTGAATTGCCAAATCTACTATTACTTAAATTGGCTTGTGTGTCAGCTGTTGGGAATGGGGCAGGTTTTGAAATGGGGAATATTCCTTCATTACACAACAGAGGTAGGGCAGCCTGTGAGGCTCAGATAATGAAATCATAGAATCTAGAGCTAGAAAAGACCTGTTAGGTTATCCAGTCTGTCATCTGCATGCCAAAACCAGTTTGTTTCCTTTTGTACATTTACTATAGTTTTGTCTAGTGTTAAACATGCCAAAGATGGAGCCTCTACTCcttgaaaacaacaaggagtctggtggcaccttaaagactaaccgatttatttgggcataaacgaaatgcccaaataaatcggttagtctttacggtgccatcggactccttgttgtttttgtggatacagactaacacagctacctcctTTTGGTCCCTGTATATACAATGTGCTGCGTTCCCCTCCATCTCCTGTTTCTTTAGCAGATATCTAAGCTGTTAAGAGTTGTGCTGATGGTCTATGTGTTGATAGGAAGCTGATGAGGTTGTATAAATTAGGTTGTTAACTAAGAACAGACATGTTTTTTTCAGTTACATTCAAAATCCAGGGAAGGGCAAAGAGggtggagtgatgttgagcaaaTTGAATCTGGCaaaattggggcgggggggggaggggagagagagagagaacttattTTCACGCTTTTAAGAATGACAAACCATTGCAGGAGGTTTTTTTCAGTGCTTTAGGTGGCAAGATGAGGACGAACAAATGGGAGCAACCATGAAATATTACAGTCTTTAGCATTGGATTTGGgtagaagtggtttttttttcttcagggaaTGGAGTGAATGAGGTTGAAAATATGTGGTTGGGACTTGCTGCCCTTTATTCTGGGGGAAATCCTCTGAAAGTAAAACAAAATAGCAAATTCAGTTTGTCCTAAATTGAAAGAAATAACTTGAGTTTTGGATCCATATCACCGTTGACTTACTGGTGTGCTGAGTGGGTGAGATGGGTCAGGTAGAGGAGTACAAAAAACAAGGGCAAGATATAGCGCTTACTATACCTCAAGTACTAAGGATGATATGCATTTTAAATACAGCATTAGGCAGTGTTTGAAGTTGGCAGATTACATTACATACGATCCAGAGCCTTTCAAAAGAGAACAATTACTTCTGAAGACATTATACACTGCCCttagtgctttgaaaataaacattctttttattttgatgcagtctgagcacaggactggaagcTAGGAACACTTGGCTTCTGATCCTAGCTCCCTCTGTGGCATGGAACAGGTCACTTGAACTCCCAGCTTTCCTGTCTCAGAAATAGGGAATTTCATACATACATACCAACTTCAGAGATGTTTCTGAGGATTCATTAACGTATAGACAATGCTTTGAAGATAGAAAGTGgtgtataaatgcaaagtactgtgaGCCAGATTCTTCCATCCTTTCTAATGTTTAGTAGTATTGTACTCCACAAGCATCCTTACTGAATTAAATGAGATTCATCTTAATTAAGGTAGTACGATCAGTGAATAATATTGGTATAATCTGTTTTTGTATGATAAAAGGTGGTTTTGGTCTTGGTGCTGGGCATCACGTGTTCTTAGTAGTCATTGGCATTCTGTACTGGAAGGAATCCTTTGGCCTGACTGTTAAAAGTATCTGTCTATCTCTGTATAACATGACTGCACAAAATACTACATGTAGGTGTGTctacagcactttacaaaatatAGGCATTGTATCTGTTGGTCTTGAAAAATTAAGTCCCTTTACCAATGCAATTTAATCAATAATACCAAGTTTTAGTCTGCATGCACACTGGCATATTGGAGAACTATATGTTAAACTAGGAAATGGGCAGACGTTGGCACAGAGTCTGTACAAAAGGCTGATGAGAGGAAGGAAGCAGCAGCTAAAATAACGGGTGGACAAGGCGGAAATATTAAGGAGTAAAACTGATAACACGGGGAGGATTAGGGAGAGAACAATAAACAAAGTTAAGTGGAAAAACttgcataattaaaaaaaaaaccaacaacccaaaCAATCCAGTAATAAGGTCGCTCTGGGGACAGAGACTTACAGTTGAGTTTAAGTCAAGGAAAAGGAGAAGGGAAACCAGAAGTCATGTATGCAGAGAGATTTTTCAGCAGTTTCAACTTAACCAAACATTTTAGGAACGCAGATGCTAAAGGGAGCTAATATATTTAGGTAACAGAAGTGGAAGTtgtaattttattattaattctATCTTTATTGGGTAAGCAAAGTGAGGTTTAATGCTCAGCTTGATGATCTGTGTGTTGCAACTGATCAATTCCAGAATTTCAGGGAGTGGTCCAGGCGTCAGTGgccagaaccctattgatttgggggaaaggggaaaaggaaGGACACTTGTAGCCCCCGGCATCTGGTTAACAAAGCCAGCCACTTCAACCACTTCTATAGTTGTCCATGGATCGAGGAATCTCTTAATGGCAGCCATTAACATGTTCCAGCATAGCAATACCCCCATCTTAGCTCTGCCTGTTCTCCCAATATAGTTTTAAACTGACACcctgaaagaaaggaaaaatatgggggggtgggggacacagAGAGCTCCTGATATAGAGGAGAGTGAGGCCCTggcatgggggtgaggggaagggggaatgggAACACACAGAGCCCTTGGCATGGATGAAAGGGTGTAAGCAAAACCCCTAGTGGGGAGAGATAAGACAATAGTTTGGAGGAAGGTAAACATGGggaacacagagcccctggcatgtggCAGAAGAATGAATGGGAGCCAAGGGGTTGAGGGAATGAGCTTCTGGCATGGTGAGGGAATGtagaatggggagagacagagccCCTGTGATCTGGTGGAGTGACTGAGGGGAGACAGAGCCCCTGACATGGGGAGGGGACAGCTGGGGCACACAGATCCCTTGGTATGAGGGAGTAGGACTGAAGGCTGCAGGGAGTCTGAAACAGAAGGGATAGGAGAGTGGCACACAGGTCACTTGTCgggtggggagaatggagagatgcaaggagctcctggtgtTTGCAGTGCGCTCACACTTAGCCCTTAGAAGTAACAAAGTGTGCAACTCTATAGTATAAAGCTGATTGGAGATTTTTGAGGGAGGAATTAATTGAATTTAAACAGGTAGTGTGGAGAATCAGTTTGAGCATTCATTAGTCAACAAAGTGCAGTGTGGTGAATCTGCTACTGCTCTTCTCCTTATGCTGTAGAGTGGCTAGGTCACAGTTCTGTGGCAGTTGGAGGAGGGGTCACAGAGGCAGGCCCTAGGAGGAGCATAATGCTGAAAGCTGTTGGGGAGCGGACTAGGGACCTGCGGCTGATAGAGTCTTAGCCCTGAATTGCCTACAGTGTTTGCATGAGGCATGATGCACCTTGTGGCATGCTACCAGGGATTATTTCACAAGGGACACTGGTGTACCACTGCACTCCCAAATTTACCATGGAAGCAAAATCTTCCTATCAAAAGGCACAAGAGgatgaagaaataaataaaatttcttGTGAGAATAAATAGTGCAGGATGGTAGACACTGTGTTAGTCCAGCAGGCAAAGAACACAAACTACTGAAAGTTGTAGAGATCTTTCGTTGGATTAAATAATAAAGGCAAGCTTCAGAGAATCAGTCCCCCTGGCAGGCCATGGGAAAAGAGTACCATGGTGTTGATTCAGACTGAACAACTGAAATAAAATCTCTTACATTTTTCCCTTTTGATGTCTAAATCTTGTTTTGAAGTCTAAATTGAAATCCTGCCAAGGTAGCCTTTCCCACAATGCTCTGCTTTCCCAAAGTCTCATGAAGACTTCCTTGAAAAATTGCTGGTTTTGGACAAACTTGGAATATCTCCTACAGTGATCTTTGTTTCTTGCTTTTTGAGAACTGGCCATTCATTCTTTGAGAACAGCGTCATTCAAACTAGGATGTGTCAATTGGAAggattaaactgaaaaaaaaaaaaaaccttttgccCATAACCCAGAATTGCTTTATTAACACTATTTGGAACAATCTGTAGGAGAGGGAACCATAAAGGAAGCAATTCTTGATTTTTGCTTTTCAGTAATAGAGGAAGGATGGTATATTTTGCACTCCGTTTACATCTTTTATTCTAGGATCTCAACACATTTTACAAAAAAGGCCTTGCCTTACCCTTCAGCAATCACCATTTTAAAGAGGGAGAAATTTATGCACATAGATTAAATTACTTGTAAGAGGACACACAGTGAGTCAATGTAGCCTGGAATAGAACATAAAACTCTGGACTCAAAATCTTATGACTTGACCAGTAGACCAGACATCTTTCACATAGATTTAGAATTGGGATTAGAATAAATTCTTCAAATGACAAAATGCGCACACTCTCCCACTTCCTTGCAGATATTTTCTGAATAAACTCCCCAAAAGCTCTGTCTACAGTGTGAGAAGAATGGGCTAGCCACAACCATATTCAAAACATCAAGCCTGGCTCTTTCAGGAATGTAGCGAGAGCTAGAACTATTCCAGTTTCTACTTTGGTCAGTGATTtaagaatttaaattaaaaaaaacctgtactTGCAAAAACCCACCAGTATCAGTgattcctcctcccctctgcaaaaaaggaaaaaaaaaaaaaaaagatacgcAACTCCTATGGTTCTCTTCTCCAAAGCATGAGTgcctcccaagtatttaaaaataaaaactactaTATTCGTCATCATTTCCACTTTGTGCCAGAGACAACAATTTCATAAGCTTTCTGCTTGTGTGAAGGAAATGAAAGCAAAATCAAAGAAATAAGTCTTTAATTTCATTCTGAAAGTGATTGATTCCACTCTTATTTCCTGTGGTAGAGATTTCCATAGGTGCAGTTCCTTTTAAGTTTGTTTCCAGCATTCATGAGCCTCTCCCACAATAGTCCTTTCTATTGTAGGCATTTCTAATATGCTCCTTGCCATATACATTTTACCTGTGTCTTCTAGAGCTGCTTTGTTACTTTTTTAGCATAAGGCTAAAGCACAGTTTTTGAAATGGATTTTCATagtagactggacaaagcacagaAGATATGGTAGGAAACAAATCTACAATGATTGGAATAAGGGTTGTACAAGATGACCTAATAGATCTTTCCCATCTTTAGTTTTTTGGCTTACTATGCATTGTTCAAAAATATCAGCATCTGTTTTAGAATCTGATTCAGTGGTGATGAGGATGACTCAAGACAGTTTGGATTTTGCTGCTcagtcaaatttatagaagtcttGTGTTGTCTGTGTAGATATCAATATTTGTCTAATATATCACTGTCCCATTATACCTTACATATCTTTCTTTTGCAGGCCCAAAATGTTCAGCTTAGCAAGGAAATGACTCTTGCCAGTAACCGTAGTTTGGCTGAGGGCAATCTTTTGTACCAACCAAAATTGGACTCTCTGAAAGCAAGTTTGAACCAAAAATATCAGGAGCTGCAGGTTCTTTTTGAAGCATATCAGATCAAGAAAACCAAGCTAGGTATAACATGTTCTTGTGGTTATATCTCTCCTATTTTCCTGTACTTTTCTCTATTACTCTAAAATATGGATAGATATACTCTCTTTTCGGATGCATGTCCCTAATTCTTAGCTGTGTGTATATAGAATATCTGTATGAGTAAAAGAACTGAAGTGTCAAAATAGTAATGTTTGGATTATAGATCAttctctattattatttattatttgtactaccatagcacctaggagccctagtcatagatCTGGACTTCATTGTgttaggccaggggtggccaacctgagcctgagaaggagccagaatttaccagtgtacattgccagagcgccacagtaatacatcagcagtcccccatctgctccccccaccgctccccgccctgccaatcagcgcctccccctccctccccgcacctcccgatcagctgtttcgtgatgtgcaggaggctctgggggggagtggggaggatcgagggcacggcaggctcaggggagggtgcggggcctgtggcagagccaggggttgagcagtgagcacccctcggcacattggaaagttgttgcttgtagctccagccccggagtcagggcctatacaaggagccacatattatcttctgaagagccacatgcggcttcggagccacaggttggccacccctgtgttaGGCACTCTAgaagcacagaacaaaaaaaaatcatccttgcCCCCAACGAGCTGACAGTCGATAGTAGATCTGGAAAATCCCACTGTTCTCATAGATTATtaataaggctgcgagtttgtcccCGAGGTCatggctgtgggaggggcagagggttggggcacgggatggggtgaggcgggctctgggcggCAGTTACTTGGGGGACTCCTTGGAAGCGGTGACATCGCCCTTgctcagctgctaggcggaggcatggccaggtagCTCTGTTCACTGCCTCCATCTGCAGATACTGCCCCCGTAGTtctcattggctgcagttcccggccaatgggagctacaaaGCCAGCAGTCTGGgcggaggcagtgcgcagagctgcctggccatgcctctgcctagcagCTGAGTGGATGAGggggatgtcgccgcttccggggagttcccaaggtaagtgccgcccagacttccgtgccccaaccccctgccccgtcccacacccaaactctgctgctgctggggcggaggggaggcGCGGAGCCAGGTGGGGAGCCTGCTGGCCCTGCCAACcccccactccagcagcagcgggggtcctgggccgCGCGCTgccgcctgcccccccagcacccaggccgccctcccccagcacccgaggcccccccaggcacctcccctctccccaagttttagtcacaggtatgtTTAGTCACAGgtatggacaggtcatgggctgtgaatttttgtttacggctcgtgacctgtccgtgacttttactaaaaatacccgtgactaaaatgtagccttaattattAAATACATCTTCTGCCACCTAATAAAAAGAACTAGAGACAAGTATGTATTATTGGAATACACATTCCTTTCTATGATTAAAAGAACATACATACCTAACTATTGTTGATCTTTTGTCTGCATATGATCAAATTTCAGttgacgtttaaaaaaaaaaaaaaaaaaaaaccttcaaatttTTCTTTCCTGAGATTGTCCAACCCAATGAAAATTCAGACCTAGACTGAATATAATCTTGCATTTAATACATTCTTGTTTCATACTTCAAGTTATGAAGTATTTTATCTTAACACATTTACCAACTTaagttcatttgatttttttcagttataAGTTTACTGTAGtgagtaatttttaaatgaaattctcagaaaacacattaaaatttTCTACGTAGAATCCTCCTGTCTGGAGTAGTACAAAGAATAAATAATCATATAGTATGTTTGGCCTTTAAAAGAAGCCTTATCCTTACTGGATCTGTATAATTTCAGTCAGAAATTATTACTTGTAACAGCTGCTCCATTAACTATTCTTTTCATATTATTACAGATAAACAATCCAGCAGTGCTTCCCTGGAGACACTATTAGCACTTCTTCAAACAGAGGGGGCTAAGATTGAAGAAGACACTGAGGTAATGGCAGTACATGTGTAGGGCAAATAAGAGATTCTGCTACTCATCTCAGTTACGCAAGGCTTTGAACATGCACAGTTGTAACATACTATTAAATAAAGATATCATAGATCTAAGGGTTTTTCAAAGAATAGGGCCCAAACCATCACTTAAAACTTTTGCAAACAGCCAGTTGAGTTCAGTGGGAAttattttgtctgagtaaggattgCAAGCTTACTTTAAAGATTTTTAACATAAATACTATAATTTTTCTCTAGCTTGTATGTGGAAAGCATGCTCAGGCCATAGTCACCCAGCTACAGGCTCAGGGGcgtgtgtgaaaaattcacacccctgcgtGCCATAGCTATGTCAATCTAATCCCTGATGTAGATGCAGATAGGGGAACAGAAAAatccttctgttgacctagctaccatcactCAGGGAGGCGGTGTTCCTACAGTGACTGGAAAACCCCTTCCAGCACTATAGGCTGTCTGTGCTACGGGGTTATGCTGGCATAGGTATGGTGCCTAGCTGAGCTGCTACagtccccatagtgtagatgtgccctcagGTTGTTTTCAACCCAATAGCATGTCTGTGTAGAACTCCTTCTAAATAAACATCCAGATGTAATGTTGTTTGCCAGGTGCCTGTATTAATCTAACACAACATGTCAGTCACGCTTGGAGTCTGGGTGAGATGAAAAACAGATGTGAGGCATTCTGTCTTGCTCAAACTGAAAATGTAATATCAGTAATGAGGATACCGAGTGTGCAGTgttctgggggaggaggaaagcctCCTCAGAAGCAATGGAATATTCCATTATGATTCTTGCATATCTGTCTAGTATCTGGTCACCCCTCACTGTGCTCAGGTTTTTACAGGCATTGACGTGGTTGGCTCTATTTGTGAATTGCCTGTGGGACATTAGCTTGTTTTCACTACACTGCTTGTTAAGAGTAATAACCAAACCTGTTAAAACTGACTTGTAATCTCAAAAAGTCATGTTCAGGGCAAATTATAATTGGTTATATTGAAATGTATTGTTGCCTGTCTTGATTAAAGTAGCATTTACCAAAGCCTCACTTTGTCCAGGCAGTGAGAATGAGTAGACTAAAAACATGGCTTAATACTGATCTCTGACTCTCTACTGATGCTGGAACCAGTTCTTGCTTGCAGGGTTCTAAGTGGTTTCCTGGTCAGTATTGGCAATGCTGAATCATAAAATGAATGGTTTGGCCAGCCATCTGGAAAACTGTTGAATGTGATTCATTCATGTTTCCAGATGTCAGGGAAACATGAGAGCCCTGCTAACCAAGAGCCAGGTTTAAATGTTCTTGCTACCATGGCTTGGGCACAAAATGATAGCTGAATAGAGATGAACTCAAATACATCTGAGAAATAACTGAGAAAAACATTGCTTGGAATTGTAAAGTATACCGTCTTCTGTCTTCCATGTGCAAGCTGGAACAAATGACAGGAAAGGAGACACAATGCTGTTAGGATATAAGCTATTTCTGGTTCCTTCAGAACATATTACATTCTAACAGGGTTattcaatgtttgacagaatatGGCAGAAAAGTTTCTTGATGGTGAAGTATCGCTGGATTCATTCATTGATGAATACCAGAGCAAACGTAAACTGGCTCACTTGCGACGTGTAAAAATCGAGAAGCTCCAAGAGATGGTGCTGAAGGGACAGAGACTTCCACAGGTTCAGCAGCAGCCTCAGCCAAGAGCACCTGAGACAACACCAGCACCTCAAACTTCCTACTCTTCAGATGCAAACACTCCTCCCTCAGTTATGCCCCGGCGAAtaccacccccacctcctccatcaGTCCCAGCAGGACGCTTTCCCACTCCATTTACTGCAGCAATGGATTCAGGACCTGCTCTTCCTTATCCAGGAGTTCCataccctccccttcccccacgaGTGGGAGTTCAATCTGCAGGTCAAATGCCACAGCCAGGATACCCATCTCAGTTTGTATCACAGTACCCTCCAGCACTGCCCCAAAGACCACCACCTCGTCTTCCACCACATCCTGGCTTTATCCTACAGTGAATACATCAGTGCGCCTAACTCATGTATTGGTGCTTAAATTTTAGTCCTTTCTCTGTCCCTCTCAGAGACTTAATATAGGCAATGGAAAACCTCTGTGCTTTGCACAATGGAACACAAAGTTTGGGCTGCAACATGGGGTTGTGAAATTGTACTCAGTAAATGTAatcattttcttttgtttcttaaaaTCAGTGACTATGTAAACTATTTTTTGTAGGAAGGTGGTGGGGCCGAATTTTGTAAATCTGGCAAGTTGTGAAACAATGCAGTGGATTTGTTTGCATTATAAGTATGCTCTCAATACTTCAGTGATGGTAAATGATTTTAAGGAAAATAGCATACTTGTCTGACATGGTATTGTGTTCTCATTGCGGCTGGATTTTAAGCATGGTTAATTGTGAGCTATTTATATCTCAAAAGAATTTTCTGTGCTGTCAGTGCTGGTATTTGGGTGGTAACCATTGTATCTAAATGTTAAGCATAAAGCTGCATTTCAAAGAATGCAGTGGAAATGACCTGCATTCTTTGAAATAAACCCAAGGCTCCACATTGGTGGCTGGGTACACTAACTTTGTTCTCAGAGCCTGCTAATCAGAAAATGTTCGGTAGCTTATTTTGAAAAACATtaattcttaaaatatttttaactccTAAATTTGTTGTTGCTTTGGGTTTTTCAcaataaaaatgtgcacctttcaCTTCTGTACATTGTTACTTTCCTGAAAGTCCCGGTCTTTTGAAATAAGTAACCGAATATCTTTCTCTATTAGGTGATTGATCCTGGAAGCCATGTAAAGAAAACTATTTGTAGTGCCAGTTCATATTTTTGTAGAAACTTCACCGTCCACACCCTCTTGAACCTAGTCTCACCAGCCTCCTTCTGTTTTCCCCACTTTCCTGCCTTGCTGTTAGGGTAGCTGCTTACTTTTTGGTTAATTTGTCCTTCTCATGTGATGGGTTtgagaagcaattttttttttacacaagtgtaacttTTGATGTTGTCTTGTGATTTCAGGAGCCGGAGTGCTAGGCCTAAATTTCTCTTAATCCAGCACTGGGCAgtcatttcatttggtgcccaTTCAAAGTCCACAAACGCATATTCTCAACCTCTCTGCTCTGTCTCTTATTTAGAGGCATGCCTTGCCCCTAGACACCATCATCTTCTGTCCTACAGTGTTTGAAATTCTTTTTAATCTGAAATGTACAATTAACCTTCCCTCCAATAGTCAAAACACTCTAGGATGGCTGTTTGCATCTTGCTTAATTTGTCCTCCCATTCCCATGCCatttgggggcagaagggggatcTCTACACAAGTTTAGCTTTTGATGTCATTGTGTGACTCCTGGAACCAGGGCCCTAGGCACAAGCCCATGTCTTAATCAGCCCTGAGCAGCCATATTGTTTGATGACTAATCAAAATTCCGCAAACTCATATTCCCAGCCTCTCCCATCCTCAATCAACCTTTGCCCTTTCACAAATTAGAACAATGACTTAAGAAACATAGTTCAGAATCTGCTGCATCTTGTATGTGGAGGCAGACTTTCTCAAACCACCATCTCCCACTGTCCGGGCGAGTGTTAGATTACTTGGAAGGCTCCAGTGCCTTTTTTCTGATAAGGGTCAAAAGattatttatttgattttccccccccccacacctcacccCCCGCTCTATGTAAACCCTCTGACTCCCAATTAGTTATTTCCCCCTGAAGTTTGATAGgtgctaataataaataatctcaTAACAGGAAATCCTCTGGTCTGAAAATAGGACTGCATGGCTAACTCTCCCATTTGAAGATCAGAGACTGCAGATGGGTACCTGAACAGCTCCCCCTACAGCTCCCCCCTCTGGAAAGAGGGGGAATTTTGTAAACCTAGCAAGTTGTGAAACAATGTGCAGTGGATTTGGTTGCATAAGTATGGTCTGTCTGTAATCTAGTGGTGGTACATGATTTTTTAAAGTGTCTTTTCTTGGTATTGTGTTCCCATTGAGGCTTCATATATGCATGATTAATTGTGAAGTGTAAATCTTTCACTAAGAATGTTCTGTGCTACCAGTGCTAGGATCTGGATAGTAACCATTGAATCTGAATGCTGAGCATAAAGCTGCTGTAGAAATAATAAACCCAGGTCTGGAGCTACAAGATTGATAGATGGGTACAAAAACTCTAAATGGGCACTCAGATTAGATTTGCTAAAGCTTTGTAAAAATAACCAGGTAGATTTTATGCTTATCAATTGCCAACTTATTTTCTGGGTTACAAAATTCCTCAGAAACGATGGCAGGGATGAGATAAGTGTATTTTGAACTTTGCACTGCATTTTATGTACCTAACTCTTTTTCGAATGGTATAGCCCATTATTGGTATTACTGAGAAATagtccaaaatattttttattacttGTCAAATTTGTCTGTTTTTAGTACCTTTAGTGATAACAGGACCATTCAGGgatactttgtttaaaaaaaatactgtattgTGCAAACTAAATACAGATTAATTTGATGCAATTTACTGTCTGAAAACAATGCATTATCACATATGCATGTGGCTGATGTGCCTTAGGATCACTACTTGTGATTGTAATATTCTTACTAGAATATTAGCATATCTTTCAAATCAATGGCCATTGCTTAACCCTTTTGATGTAG encodes:
- the VPS37B gene encoding vacuolar protein sorting-associated protein 37B, yielding MAVDTRLLEGLTLCQLNELLEDEEQLQGMALGMDEAQNVQLSKEMTLASNRSLAEGNLLYQPKLDSLKASLNQKYQELQVLFEAYQIKKTKLDKQSSSASLETLLALLQTEGAKIEEDTENMAEKFLDGEVSLDSFIDEYQSKRKLAHLRRVKIEKLQEMVLKGQRLPQVQQQPQPRAPETTPAPQTSYSSDANTPPSVMPRRIPPPPPPSVPAGRFPTPFTAAMDSGPALPYPGVPYPPLPPRVGVQSAGQMPQPGYPSQFVSQYPPALPQRPPPRLPPHPGFILQ